DNA sequence from the Clostridia bacterium genome:
TATAGAGTTATTCGATGATGAGATAGACTCTATAAGGAGGTTCGATGTAGCAACACAGCGGTCTATAGACAAGCTGGATACAGTGAAGGTTGTCCCTGCAAGAGAGGTCATATATTACGAAGAAGACAGGGACTTTATAATAGAGAATATAGAGAGGGACCTGGCAGCACATATAAGGAAAATCAGAAATAAGGATAATAATGAATATATAAAACAGCTCGGACAAAAAATATCCGGGGATATGGATACTTTCAGAAGTGATTATTATTTCCCGGGATTGGACAGATATATACCCTATATAATCAATAACCCCTCAAGTGTAATTGATTATGCTACAGATACTGATGTAAATGTTATTGCTTTTGTAGATGAGCCGGTTAGATTTGAACAAAGGGTGGAGAATGTACTTTTGGAACATTATGAGGCATGTAAGAGCCTCATGGAGAAAGGACAGATTCTGCCAAACAGTTATGAGATTTATTTCAATAAGGATGAGTTGATAAGCAATCTGGAAAAAGGCAGGTGTGTATCACTAAATACAATTCCTGTGGAAAACAGTAAGCTCAGAAATAGTAAAAGCTTCAGCATAGTATCGAAATCTATAGGTTCATACCAGGGTCACTTTGACCTGCTGATTGATGATGTAAAGGCATGGAAAAGGAGAAACAACAGGATAGTAGTATTATCAGGACCCAGGGGAAGAGGAGAAAGACTGGTCGAAACCCTGAGAACAAAAGATATAGAAGCTGTGTATATAGATAACTTTGACGGTGAGATTCAGAATGGTCAGATTCTCGTTACCCATGGCAGCCTTAACCGGGGATTTGAATATCCTTCGATAGGGCTATTAATAGTAAGTGATAAGGAAGTTTTCGGACAGGATAGAAGGATAAAAAGGCCTGGCAGTAAAAAGCAGGGTGACAAAATAAAGGCTTTTACAGACCTAAATGTAGGGGACTATGTGGTTCATCAGGCACATGGTATAGGACAGTATGTAGGTATAGAAAAGCTTGTAGTTGATAATATTAAGAGGGACTACCTTAAGATACGCTATCAGGAGGGCGGCTTCCTCTATATTCCCACTAATCAGCTTGAACTTATACAGAAATATATAGGTTCAGAGGGCAAATCTCCTAAGCTCAGTAAGCTTGGAGGGACAGAATGGGCTAAGGCCAAGAGCCGGGTAAAGGAATCTTTAAGGGAGCTGGCAGAAGAGCTGGTAAAGCTATATGCACAGAGGCAGGCTCTTAAGGGTTTTGCTTTTTCGGGTGATACTGTGTGGCAAAATCAGATGGAAGAACTCTTTCCTTATGAGGAAACTGAGGATCAGTTGAAATGTATAGAAGAGATAAAGAAGGATATGCAATCAGAAAGGCCTATGGACCGCCTTTTGTGCGGTGATGTGGGCTATGGCAAAACGGAAGTTGCTATTAGGGCTGTGTTTAAAGCAGTTATGGATGGCAAGCAGGTAGCGTATCTTGTTCCTACTACAGTTTTGGCGCAGCAGCAGTTTAACAGTTTCAAGGAGAGGATGAAGGATTTTCCTGTAACTATTGAGGTGATGAGCCGTTTTCGTACAGCTGCTGAACAGAAAAGTATATTAAAGGATGTAAAGAATGGGAATATTGATATATTGATCGGAACACACAGGCTGCTGCAAAAGGATGTGCAGTTTAGAGACCTTGGACTTCTGGTAGTGGATGAAGAACAGCGCTTCGGTGTTACTCACAAGGAGAAGCTGAAGAATATAAAGCCCAATGTGGATGTTCTTACTCTCACAGCAACGCCTATTCCAAGGACACTACATATGTCTTTGGTAGGAATCAGGGATATCAGTGTTATTGAGGACCCTCCCGAGGAGCGTTACCCTGTACAGACTTATGTAATGGAACATAATCCGGAAGTGATAAGAGATTCTATAATACGTGAAATGAGCAGGAATGGCCAGGTTTTCTACCTCTATAACCGTGTCAGGACAATAGAGCTTAAGGCACTTGAACTGCAAAATCTTGTCCCGGATGCAAGGATTGCTGTTGCCCATGGTCAGATGGCTGAGGGGCAGCTGGAAGATATAATGTTTAAGTTTATCAGCGGAGAATATGATATCCTTGTATGTACTACAATAATTGAATCCGGACTTGATATGCCAAATGTAAACACAATTATAGTAGAAGATGCAGATAAAATGGGATTGTCACAGCTTTACCAGATAAGAGGAAGGGTGGGGCGGTCAAACAGGCTTGCATATGCTTATATCACCTATAAGAAAGATAAGATTCTGGCTGAAATAGCAGAGAAAAGGCTTCAGGCAATAAAGGAATTCACGGAGTTTGGATCAGGCTTTAAGATAGCCATGAGGGATCTTGAGATAAGGGGTGCAGGAAATCTGCTGGGCCCAGAGCAGCATGGGCATATGGAGTCTGTAGGGTATGATATGTACTGTAAGCTCCTTGATGAATCTGTACGGGAATTAAAAGGTGAATCCCTTACCCAGGATGATGGTGAAATCTCCATAGATGTAAATATCAGCGCTTATATAGATGATGAGTATATTGGAACAGAGACTCAGAAGATAGAAATGTATAAGAGGATTGCAGCGATCCAGGATGAACAGGATGTAATAGATGTGGAAGACGAACTTACAGACAGGTATGGAGATCTGCCCGGGCCTGTCAGGAATCTGCTCCAGGTCGCGTATTTGAAGACTCTGGCAAAGGAGTGCGGGTTTACTTCTGTGCAGGAGAAAAACGACTCGATTATATTCCAGTACAAAAGCAGTAATAATGTTAATCTGGATGTTCTGGGAAAGCTTATGGACAAGTATAAGAGAAAGCTTATGTTTACAGCAAGCAATACTCCTTATATTGCATACAAAATTACCGGGATCGGTAGAGAAAATTTGATAGAAAATATTAAG
Encoded proteins:
- the mfd gene encoding transcription-repair coupling factor, producing MNYMINPLLEIEEYKEVLDSIKKYTRPLNINGPSDSQKIHLAYSICRHSGCKGVYIAFNEMQARKMYEDLMFFLGDEVVFFPAKEIMLHDIEAKSYDSVFQRIKALERIAEGRYEFIVTSAEAIAQKLTPKRIFLEGIISFKLGGKVYLEELTKKLIAIGYERVATVEGKGQFSIRGGIIDIFSVNNEHAVRIELFDDEIDSIRRFDVATQRSIDKLDTVKVVPAREVIYYEEDRDFIIENIERDLAAHIRKIRNKDNNEYIKQLGQKISGDMDTFRSDYYFPGLDRYIPYIINNPSSVIDYATDTDVNVIAFVDEPVRFEQRVENVLLEHYEACKSLMEKGQILPNSYEIYFNKDELISNLEKGRCVSLNTIPVENSKLRNSKSFSIVSKSIGSYQGHFDLLIDDVKAWKRRNNRIVVLSGPRGRGERLVETLRTKDIEAVYIDNFDGEIQNGQILVTHGSLNRGFEYPSIGLLIVSDKEVFGQDRRIKRPGSKKQGDKIKAFTDLNVGDYVVHQAHGIGQYVGIEKLVVDNIKRDYLKIRYQEGGFLYIPTNQLELIQKYIGSEGKSPKLSKLGGTEWAKAKSRVKESLRELAEELVKLYAQRQALKGFAFSGDTVWQNQMEELFPYEETEDQLKCIEEIKKDMQSERPMDRLLCGDVGYGKTEVAIRAVFKAVMDGKQVAYLVPTTVLAQQQFNSFKERMKDFPVTIEVMSRFRTAAEQKSILKDVKNGNIDILIGTHRLLQKDVQFRDLGLLVVDEEQRFGVTHKEKLKNIKPNVDVLTLTATPIPRTLHMSLVGIRDISVIEDPPEERYPVQTYVMEHNPEVIRDSIIREMSRNGQVFYLYNRVRTIELKALELQNLVPDARIAVAHGQMAEGQLEDIMFKFISGEYDILVCTTIIESGLDMPNVNTIIVEDADKMGLSQLYQIRGRVGRSNRLAYAYITYKKDKILAEIAEKRLQAIKEFTEFGSGFKIAMRDLEIRGAGNLLGPEQHGHMESVGYDMYCKLLDESVRELKGESLTQDDGEISIDVNISAYIDDEYIGTETQKIEMYKRIAAIQDEQDVIDVEDELTDRYGDLPGPVRNLLQVAYLKTLAKECGFTSVQEKNDSIIFQYKSSNNVNLDVLGKLMDKYKRKLMFTASNTPYIAYKITGIGRENLIENIKILLQDIIKLKYVK